A genome region from Geodermatophilus bullaregiensis includes the following:
- a CDS encoding DNA-formamidopyrimidine glycosylase family protein: MPEGDTVWLAAKRMNTALGGATLRRGELRVPQLAATDLRGRTVAEVVPRGKHMLTRFTDGWTLRTHYRMDGSWHIYRHGARWRGGPAFAIRAVLATDEWECVGYRLHDVAMVRTEHEDQLVGHLGPDVLSPDWDLDEALRRLRSHPAEQIGAAILDQRNLCGPGNLYKVEGLFVCGVHPWMRVADVEDLPGLVERTRSLMLANRDRPEQSTTGDLRRGRDHWVYGRKDKSCYRCGTAILRGDQGPDLQERITYWCPRCQATGAPVDPMARTGEPDHPPPLPSAT, encoded by the coding sequence GTGCCCGAGGGAGACACCGTCTGGCTGGCGGCCAAGCGGATGAACACCGCGCTCGGCGGCGCGACGCTGCGCCGCGGTGAGCTGCGGGTGCCCCAGCTGGCCGCCACCGACCTGAGGGGCCGCACCGTCGCCGAGGTGGTCCCGCGCGGCAAGCACATGCTCACCCGGTTCACCGACGGCTGGACCCTGCGCACGCACTACCGGATGGACGGCAGCTGGCACATCTACCGGCACGGCGCGCGGTGGCGCGGCGGCCCGGCGTTCGCCATCCGGGCGGTGCTCGCGACCGACGAGTGGGAGTGCGTCGGCTACCGGCTGCACGACGTCGCCATGGTGCGCACCGAGCACGAGGACCAGCTCGTCGGCCACCTCGGCCCCGACGTGCTGTCCCCCGACTGGGACCTCGACGAGGCGCTGCGCCGGCTGCGGAGCCACCCCGCCGAGCAGATCGGTGCCGCGATCCTCGACCAGCGCAACCTGTGCGGGCCCGGCAACCTCTACAAGGTCGAGGGCCTGTTCGTCTGCGGCGTGCACCCGTGGATGCGGGTGGCCGACGTCGAGGACCTCCCCGGGCTGGTCGAGCGCACGCGGTCGCTGATGCTCGCCAACCGCGACCGCCCGGAGCAGAGCACCACCGGCGACCTGCGCCGCGGCCGGGACCACTGGGTCTACGGCCGCAAGGACAAGTCCTGCTACCGGTGCGGGACCGCGATCCTGCGCGGCGACCAGGGTCCCGATCTGCAGGAGCGCATCACCTACTGGTGCCCGCGCTGCCAGGCCACCGGCGCCCCCGTGGACCCGATGGCGCGCACCGGCGAGCCCGACCACCCGCCACCGCTGCCCAGCGCCACCTGA
- a CDS encoding ATP-dependent helicase codes for MPALDRFSEPTRAWFTGAFAEPTAAQEGAWEAISSGGHALVVAPTGSGKTLAAFLWSLDRLTATAPADESRRCRVLYVSPLKALAVDVERNLRAPLTGIGQAAMRLGLPRPDISVGIRSGDTPADERRAFARRPTDILITTPESLFLLMTSAAREALRGVETVIVDEVHAVADSKRGAHMAVTLDRLDELLERPAQRIGLSATVRPIEEVATFLAGGRPVQVVQPTSVKQWDLSVVVPIEDMSTLGQPTGELEGSAAGDQPRTSIWPAVEERVLDLVEAHRSTIVFANSRRLAERLTSRLNEMSYERTTGETVPPGTNAAALMAQAGSGGGTPEGWQPVAAAHHGSVSREQRAVVEEALKSGRLPAVVATSSLELGIDMGSVDLVVQVEAPPTVAAGLQRVGRAGHQVGAVSRGVLFPKYRGDLVQCALVAERMKAGAIESIRYLRNPLDVLAQQIVAIVSEGPRTVEEVGALVRRSAPFSGLPDSALHAVLDMLAGRYPSDAFAELRPRLTWDRVADTLTARSGAQRLAVTSGGTIPDRGLFGVFLVGGEGSGGRRVGELDEEMVYESRPGDVFLLGSSSWRIEEITHDRVLVSPAPGQPGKMPFWHGDAPGRPLELGRALGAFLREVGSATQEVGRERARAAGLDEWGAANLLAYLAEQKAATGHLPDDRTLLVERFRDELGDWRLVVHSPFGAQVNAPWALVLAARLRERYGVDVASMHSDDGIVLRLPDTTGEPPEADLAVLDPDDVEREVTAEVGSSALFASRFRECAARALLLPRRDPRRRTPLWQQRQRAAQLLSVASEFSSFPITLEAAREVLQDVYDVPGLVELMRDVRSRRVRVVDVQTQAASPFAQSLLFGYVGQFLYEGDAPLAERRAQALALDTGLLAELLGRSELRELLDAEALAEVERELQRLPAERHPRDVDGAGDLLRLLGDLTPAEAASRGVPAEWLGELVASRRAIVVRIAGEERHVAIEDAGRLRDALGTALPVGVPEAFTEPVADPLGDLVGRYARTHGPFQPAEVAARLGLGVAVVTATLQRLVGTGRLVTGEFRPGGSGQEWCDADVLRSVRRRSLAKLRQEVEPVPIGTLARFTPSWQSVGSRMRGVDGVLAVVEQLAGALVPASALETLVLPSRVRDYSPAVLDELTSAGEVLWAGAGGLPGGDGWVSLVPADLAPLLLPDPLELPQEGGYGAAVLEHLAAGQAVFFRGLSDLVGATDDTAMADVVWDLVWAGLLTNDTLAPLRTRLAGGGTHKRQPAPPRARVDRTRYGRTRLGRPAMPTRTGPPTVAGRWSRLPEREPNATRRTTARAEALLERHGVLTRGAVMAEQVPGGFSAVYPVLRAFEENNRARRGYFVETLGAAQFGTPGSVDRLRAFATPDRAPEGPVVLAATDPANVYGAALPWPDRTGPADGDGAEQVAVDVGEGTGGGRRATGHRAGRKAGALVVLVDGELVLYVERGGKTLLSWTEDETTLKEAATALSGAVAAGALGRMVVQKADGASVHESTPLSAALQAAGFAATPRGLRLRG; via the coding sequence GTGCCCGCTCTCGACCGGTTCTCCGAGCCCACCCGGGCGTGGTTCACCGGCGCCTTCGCCGAGCCGACCGCCGCCCAGGAGGGCGCCTGGGAGGCCATCAGCAGCGGCGGGCACGCGCTCGTCGTCGCCCCGACCGGGTCGGGCAAGACGCTGGCCGCCTTCCTGTGGTCGCTCGACCGGCTCACCGCCACCGCGCCGGCCGACGAGAGCCGCCGCTGCCGCGTCCTCTACGTCTCCCCGCTCAAGGCGCTGGCCGTCGACGTCGAGCGCAACCTGCGCGCCCCGCTGACCGGCATCGGCCAGGCGGCGATGCGGCTGGGCCTGCCCCGCCCGGATATCTCCGTCGGCATCCGGTCGGGCGACACCCCGGCCGACGAGCGGCGAGCCTTCGCCCGGCGGCCCACCGACATCCTCATCACGACGCCGGAGTCGCTGTTCCTGCTCATGACCAGCGCCGCCCGCGAGGCGCTGCGCGGCGTCGAGACGGTGATCGTCGACGAGGTGCACGCCGTCGCCGACAGCAAGCGCGGCGCGCACATGGCCGTCACGCTCGACCGGCTCGACGAGCTGCTGGAGCGCCCGGCGCAGCGGATCGGCCTCTCGGCCACCGTCCGGCCCATCGAGGAGGTCGCCACGTTCCTCGCAGGCGGCCGGCCGGTGCAGGTCGTGCAGCCGACGTCGGTCAAGCAGTGGGACCTCTCGGTCGTCGTCCCGATCGAGGACATGAGCACCCTGGGCCAGCCGACCGGGGAGCTGGAGGGGTCGGCGGCCGGCGACCAGCCGCGGACGTCGATCTGGCCGGCGGTCGAGGAGCGGGTGCTCGACCTGGTCGAGGCGCACCGCAGCACGATCGTGTTCGCCAACTCCCGGCGGCTGGCCGAGCGGCTGACCAGCCGGCTCAACGAGATGTCCTACGAGCGGACCACCGGCGAGACCGTCCCGCCGGGCACCAACGCCGCCGCGCTCATGGCGCAGGCCGGCTCCGGCGGTGGCACCCCCGAGGGCTGGCAGCCGGTCGCCGCGGCCCACCACGGCTCGGTCTCCCGGGAGCAGCGGGCGGTCGTCGAGGAGGCGCTGAAGTCCGGGCGGCTGCCGGCGGTGGTGGCGACGTCCTCCCTCGAGCTCGGCATCGACATGGGCTCGGTCGACCTCGTCGTCCAGGTGGAGGCCCCGCCCACCGTCGCCGCCGGCCTGCAGCGGGTCGGCCGCGCCGGGCACCAGGTCGGCGCGGTCAGCCGCGGTGTGCTGTTCCCCAAGTACCGCGGCGACCTGGTGCAGTGCGCGCTGGTCGCCGAGCGGATGAAGGCCGGCGCCATCGAGTCGATCCGCTACCTGCGCAACCCGCTCGACGTGCTCGCCCAGCAGATCGTGGCGATCGTCTCCGAGGGCCCGCGCACCGTCGAGGAGGTCGGCGCGCTGGTCCGCCGGTCCGCGCCGTTCTCCGGGCTGCCCGACTCCGCGCTGCACGCCGTCCTGGACATGCTCGCCGGGCGCTACCCCTCCGACGCGTTCGCCGAGCTGCGCCCGCGGCTGACGTGGGACCGGGTGGCCGACACCCTCACCGCCCGCAGCGGCGCGCAGCGGCTGGCCGTGACCAGCGGCGGCACCATCCCCGACCGCGGGCTGTTCGGCGTCTTCCTCGTCGGCGGCGAGGGGTCCGGCGGGCGGCGGGTCGGCGAGCTCGACGAGGAGATGGTCTACGAGTCGCGCCCCGGCGACGTCTTCCTGCTCGGCTCCTCGTCGTGGCGGATCGAGGAGATCACCCACGACCGGGTGCTGGTCTCCCCCGCCCCCGGCCAGCCCGGGAAGATGCCGTTCTGGCACGGCGACGCCCCCGGCCGGCCGCTGGAGCTGGGCCGGGCGCTGGGCGCCTTCCTCCGCGAGGTCGGCTCGGCGACCCAGGAGGTCGGCCGGGAGCGAGCCCGCGCGGCCGGGCTCGACGAGTGGGGCGCGGCCAACCTGCTGGCCTACCTCGCCGAGCAGAAGGCGGCCACCGGCCACCTCCCCGACGACCGCACGCTGCTGGTCGAGCGCTTCCGCGACGAGCTCGGCGACTGGCGGCTGGTCGTCCACTCCCCCTTCGGCGCCCAGGTCAACGCCCCGTGGGCGCTGGTGCTGGCCGCCCGGCTGCGCGAGCGCTACGGCGTCGACGTCGCCTCGATGCACTCCGACGACGGCATCGTGCTGCGGCTGCCCGACACCACCGGCGAGCCGCCGGAGGCCGACCTCGCCGTCCTCGACCCCGACGACGTCGAGCGCGAGGTGACCGCCGAGGTCGGCAGCTCGGCGCTGTTCGCCAGCCGCTTCCGAGAGTGCGCCGCCCGGGCGCTGCTGCTGCCCCGCCGCGACCCGCGCCGCCGCACGCCGCTGTGGCAGCAGCGCCAGCGCGCCGCCCAGCTGCTCTCCGTGGCCAGCGAGTTCTCCTCCTTCCCGATCACGCTCGAGGCCGCCCGCGAGGTGCTGCAGGACGTCTACGACGTGCCGGGCCTGGTCGAGCTGATGCGCGACGTCCGCTCCCGCCGGGTGCGCGTGGTCGACGTCCAGACGCAGGCGGCCTCACCCTTCGCCCAGTCGCTGCTGTTCGGCTACGTCGGGCAGTTCCTCTACGAGGGCGACGCCCCGCTGGCCGAGCGGCGGGCGCAGGCGCTGGCCCTCGACACCGGCCTGCTCGCCGAGCTGCTCGGCCGCTCCGAGCTGCGCGAGCTGCTCGACGCCGAGGCACTGGCCGAGGTGGAGCGGGAGCTGCAGCGGCTGCCGGCCGAGCGGCACCCGCGCGACGTCGACGGCGCCGGCGACCTGCTGCGGCTGCTCGGCGACCTCACGCCGGCCGAGGCGGCGTCCCGCGGCGTGCCCGCCGAGTGGCTCGGGGAGCTCGTCGCCTCCCGCCGGGCCATCGTCGTGCGGATCGCCGGCGAGGAGCGGCACGTCGCCATCGAGGACGCCGGCCGGCTGCGCGACGCCCTCGGCACCGCGCTGCCGGTGGGGGTCCCCGAGGCGTTCACCGAGCCGGTCGCCGACCCGCTCGGCGACCTCGTCGGGCGCTACGCCCGCACCCACGGGCCGTTCCAGCCGGCCGAGGTCGCCGCGCGGCTCGGCCTCGGCGTCGCGGTGGTCACCGCCACGCTGCAGCGGCTGGTGGGCACCGGCCGGCTGGTCACCGGCGAGTTCCGGCCCGGCGGCAGCGGCCAGGAGTGGTGCGACGCCGACGTGCTGCGCTCGGTGCGCCGCCGCAGCCTGGCCAAGCTGCGCCAGGAGGTCGAGCCGGTGCCGATCGGCACGCTGGCCCGGTTCACGCCGTCCTGGCAGTCGGTGGGCAGCCGGATGCGCGGGGTCGACGGCGTGCTGGCCGTGGTCGAGCAGCTGGCCGGCGCGCTGGTGCCGGCCAGCGCACTGGAGACGCTGGTCCTCCCCTCCCGGGTGCGCGACTACTCCCCGGCGGTGCTCGACGAGCTGACCAGCGCCGGCGAGGTGCTGTGGGCCGGCGCCGGCGGGCTGCCCGGCGGCGACGGCTGGGTGAGCCTGGTGCCCGCCGACCTGGCGCCGCTGCTGCTGCCCGACCCGCTGGAGCTGCCGCAGGAGGGCGGGTACGGCGCCGCCGTCCTCGAGCACCTGGCGGCGGGCCAGGCGGTGTTCTTCCGCGGCCTGTCGGACCTGGTGGGCGCCACCGACGACACCGCGATGGCCGACGTCGTCTGGGACCTGGTGTGGGCGGGCCTGCTCACCAACGACACGCTCGCCCCGCTGCGCACCCGCCTGGCCGGCGGCGGCACGCACAAGCGGCAGCCCGCGCCGCCCCGGGCCCGCGTGGACCGCACCCGCTACGGGCGCACCCGGCTGGGCCGCCCGGCGATGCCCACCCGCACCGGCCCGCCCACGGTGGCCGGCCGGTGGTCGCGGCTGCCCGAGCGCGAGCCCAACGCGACCCGGCGCACCACCGCGCGCGCCGAGGCGCTGCTGGAGCGGCACGGCGTGCTCACCCGCGGCGCGGTGATGGCCGAGCAGGTGCCCGGCGGCTTCTCCGCCGTCTACCCGGTGCTGCGCGCGTTCGAGGAGAACAACCGGGCGCGGCGCGGCTACTTCGTCGAGACCCTCGGCGCCGCGCAGTTCGGCACCCCCGGCTCGGTCGACCGGCTGCGCGCCTTCGCCACGCCCGACCGCGCGCCGGAGGGACCGGTCGTGCTGGCGGCCACCGACCCGGCCAACGTCTACGGCGCCGCGCTGCCGTGGCCCGACCGCACCGGCCCCGCCGACGGGGACGGCGCGGAGCAGGTCGCCGTCGACGTCGGCGAGGGCACCGGCGGGGGGCGGAGGGCCACCGGGCACCGCGCCGGGCGCAAGGCCGGCGCGCTGGTGGTGCTGGTCGACGGCGAGCTCGTCCTCTACGTCGAGCGCGGCGGGAAGACCCTGCTGTCGTGGACCGAGGACGAGACGACCCTCAAGGAGGCCGCGACGGCGCTGTCGGGGGCCGTCGCGGCCGGGGCGCTGGGCCGGATGGTGGTGCAGAAGGCCGACGGCGCCTCGGTGCACGAGTCCACCCCGCTGTCGGCGGCGCTGCAGGCCGCCGGGTTCGCCGCCACCCCCCGCGGGCTGCGGCTGCGCGGCTGA
- a CDS encoding antibiotic biosynthesis monooxygenase translates to MQRRNRAPSSPVDAPEAVVAAAEPVTVTVARDVRADQREAFERWAAEVLGMAAEFPGNLGTSLLRPGPGSTRYHLVYRFADGESLARWERSAQRRAALQRVEHLTDRVDYAHVAGLDTFFTALTPSRPGPRWRMTVLTVAAVFAITLAFSLLVAPHVTGWPLPVRLLLSAVVVVVLLGYVVMPALTRLFRGWLHPRR, encoded by the coding sequence GTGCAGCGACGGAACCGTGCCCCGAGCTCCCCGGTCGACGCGCCCGAGGCGGTGGTCGCAGCCGCGGAGCCGGTGACGGTGACCGTCGCCCGCGACGTGCGTGCCGACCAGCGGGAGGCCTTCGAGCGGTGGGCCGCCGAGGTGCTGGGCATGGCCGCGGAGTTCCCGGGCAACCTGGGCACCAGCCTGCTGCGCCCCGGCCCGGGCTCGACCCGCTACCACCTGGTCTACCGCTTCGCCGACGGCGAGTCGCTGGCCCGCTGGGAGCGCTCGGCGCAGCGGCGGGCGGCGCTGCAGCGCGTCGAGCACCTGACCGACCGCGTCGACTACGCCCACGTCGCCGGCCTGGACACCTTCTTCACCGCGCTGACCCCCTCCCGGCCGGGGCCGCGCTGGCGGATGACCGTGCTCACCGTCGCCGCCGTCTTCGCCATCACGCTGGCCTTCTCGCTGCTGGTCGCGCCGCACGTCACGGGCTGGCCGCTGCCGGTGCGGCTCCTGCTGTCGGCCGTCGTCGTCGTGGTGCTGCTCGGCTACGTCGTCATGCCGGCCCTGACCCGGCTGTTCCGCGGCTGGCTGCACCCGCGCCGCTGA
- a CDS encoding PspA/IM30 family protein, with amino-acid sequence MPNPFVKLWRYMTASANAQIDQRADPKIQIAQAIEAEQQRHQSLANQAAAVLGNQRQLEMRLNRQLGEVEKLQASARQALVLADQTRGRGDAAKAAEYEQAAQAFATQLVAAEQAMEDLKRSHDEALQAAEQARGAVEQSRMRLQTTLAERTKLMSQLEQAKMQEHVAASMRQVNELSAPGNTPSLAEVRDKIEARYANALGQAELAQTSVEGRMLEVQKATLDVAGASRLEQIRAAMGGQEAGGQAIEGGTGAAGALGPGAPSFEKQSFDQPAVQPADRPGQQGT; translated from the coding sequence ATGCCCAACCCGTTCGTCAAGCTCTGGCGGTACATGACCGCGTCGGCCAACGCGCAGATCGACCAGCGGGCCGACCCGAAGATCCAGATCGCCCAGGCCATCGAGGCCGAGCAGCAGCGGCACCAGTCGCTGGCCAACCAGGCCGCCGCGGTGCTGGGCAACCAGCGGCAGCTGGAGATGCGGCTCAACCGGCAGCTGGGGGAGGTCGAGAAGCTGCAGGCCTCCGCGCGCCAGGCGCTGGTGCTGGCCGATCAGACGCGCGGCCGGGGCGACGCGGCCAAGGCCGCCGAGTACGAGCAGGCCGCGCAGGCCTTCGCCACCCAGCTGGTGGCCGCCGAGCAGGCGATGGAGGACCTCAAGCGCAGCCACGACGAGGCGCTGCAGGCCGCCGAGCAGGCCCGCGGGGCGGTCGAGCAGAGCCGCATGCGGCTGCAGACGACGCTGGCCGAGCGCACCAAGCTGATGAGCCAGCTCGAGCAGGCCAAGATGCAGGAGCACGTGGCCGCCTCGATGCGCCAGGTCAACGAGCTGTCCGCGCCGGGCAACACGCCGAGCCTGGCCGAGGTGCGCGACAAGATCGAGGCGCGCTACGCCAACGCGCTGGGTCAGGCGGAGCTCGCCCAGACCTCCGTCGAGGGCCGCATGCTCGAGGTGCAGAAGGCCACCCTCGACGTCGCCGGAGCCTCGCGACTGGAGCAGATCCGCGCCGCGATGGGCGGGCAGGAGGCCGGCGGCCAGGCGATCGAGGGCGGCACCGGCGCCGCCGGGGCCCTGGGCCCGGGCGCCCCGTCGTTCGAGAAGCAGTCGTTCGACCAGCCGGCCGTCCAGCCGGCCGACCGCCCGGGGCAGCAGGGCACCTGA
- a CDS encoding MFS transporter, with product MTTGVPAALDVERVQRRTVGVLSAAVALGGLGVTVGITVGGLLARQVAGSDAAAGLGQTAGVLGAAVLAVPLARLSDRAGRRAGLAAGYAVAVAGAALTVLAAALSSLPLLLAGLFAFGASTACGLQARYAAADLAAPERRGRALSLVVWATTVGSVLGPNLAAPGAGLGRALGLPSLGGGFVVSAAVFAVVAAGLWLALRPDPLLLARRLRGPAATADRPRRATRAALAAVWADPGGRLGLVAVVVSHAVMVGVMVMTPVHMGHAGGPEGTTLRLVGVVISVHVAGMYLFSPLVGLLADRAGRRTTVAVGGGLLLAAAALAGTAPPEAAGRLGAGLLLLGLGWSCGLIAGSTLVTESVSADVRPTAQGGTDLLMGLGAAVAGAVGGPLLALGGFGLVAAVSAALVLPLVAVWLRRGAAG from the coding sequence GTGACGACCGGGGTCCCCGCCGCCCTCGACGTCGAGCGGGTCCAGCGGCGCACGGTCGGCGTCCTGTCCGCCGCGGTGGCGCTCGGCGGGCTGGGCGTGACCGTCGGCATCACCGTCGGCGGGCTGCTCGCCCGCCAGGTCGCCGGCAGCGACGCCGCCGCCGGCCTCGGGCAGACGGCGGGCGTGCTGGGTGCCGCGGTGCTCGCCGTCCCCCTGGCGCGGCTGTCGGACCGGGCCGGCCGGCGGGCGGGGCTGGCCGCCGGGTACGCGGTCGCCGTCGCCGGTGCCGCGCTGACCGTCCTCGCCGCGGCGCTGTCGTCGCTGCCGCTGCTGCTGGCCGGGCTGTTCGCCTTCGGCGCGTCCACCGCGTGCGGGCTGCAGGCCCGCTACGCCGCCGCCGACCTCGCCGCTCCCGAGCGGCGCGGCCGGGCGCTGTCGCTCGTCGTCTGGGCCACGACCGTCGGGTCGGTGCTCGGACCCAACCTCGCCGCCCCCGGCGCCGGGCTGGGGCGGGCGCTCGGGCTGCCGTCGCTCGGCGGCGGCTTCGTCGTCTCCGCCGCGGTGTTCGCCGTCGTCGCCGCCGGGCTGTGGCTCGCGCTGCGCCCGGACCCGCTGCTGCTGGCCCGCCGGCTCCGCGGCCCGGCCGCCACCGCGGACCGTCCGCGGCGGGCGACCCGGGCGGCGCTGGCGGCGGTGTGGGCCGACCCCGGCGGCCGGCTCGGGCTGGTCGCCGTCGTGGTCTCCCACGCGGTGATGGTCGGCGTCATGGTCATGACCCCGGTGCACATGGGGCACGCCGGCGGCCCCGAGGGGACGACGCTGCGGCTGGTCGGCGTGGTGATCAGCGTGCACGTCGCCGGCATGTACCTGTTCAGCCCGCTGGTGGGCCTGCTGGCCGACCGCGCCGGACGGCGGACGACGGTGGCGGTCGGCGGTGGGCTGCTGCTCGCCGCCGCCGCGCTGGCCGGGACGGCGCCGCCGGAGGCCGCCGGCCGGCTGGGCGCGGGCCTGCTGCTGCTCGGGCTCGGCTGGTCGTGCGGCCTGATCGCGGGGTCCACCCTCGTCACCGAGTCGGTGTCCGCCGACGTCCGGCCGACGGCGCAGGGCGGCACCGACCTGCTCATGGGCCTGGGCGCCGCCGTCGCGGGCGCCGTCGGCGGGCCGCTGCTGGCCCTCGGCGGCTTCGGTCTGGTGGCCGCCGTCTCGGCGGCGCTGGTGCTGCCGCTGGTCGCGGTGTGGCTGCGGAGGGGGGCGGCGGGCTGA
- a CDS encoding cold shock domain-containing protein: MAAGTVRWFDAEKGFGFIEPQEGGDDVFVHFSAIEDTGGFRTLEEGQAVDFDATAGPRGPQAERVRPVGGAPRGRRDDRDRGRDDRGDRDRGGDRYRDDRGDRGRSGSRAPRGLVVQGTVARFDPDRGFGFIVPEDVFVHVSAVGRGGELEEGDRVEFELVEGNRGLQAEAVRLLPPARRGGYDRPARDRGDRGGDRDRGGDRGGDRDRGREQRAAPRGGRGGDDGGAPGGSAEGTVQWFNGEKGFGFITPDDGGEDVFVHFSEIADDGGYRELEEGQRVAFTRTSGARGTSATGVRPLG, from the coding sequence ATGGCTGCCGGCACGGTCCGCTGGTTCGACGCGGAGAAGGGCTTCGGGTTCATCGAGCCGCAGGAGGGCGGGGACGACGTCTTCGTCCACTTCTCGGCCATCGAGGACACCGGGGGCTTCCGCACCCTCGAGGAGGGCCAGGCGGTCGACTTCGACGCCACCGCGGGCCCCCGTGGTCCGCAGGCCGAGCGGGTGCGGCCCGTCGGCGGCGCCCCGCGCGGCCGCCGCGACGACCGTGACCGGGGGCGCGACGACCGGGGCGACCGGGACCGCGGCGGCGACCGGTACCGCGACGACCGCGGCGACCGCGGCCGCTCGGGCAGCCGCGCCCCGCGGGGCCTCGTCGTCCAGGGCACCGTTGCCCGCTTCGACCCCGACCGCGGCTTCGGCTTCATCGTCCCCGAGGACGTCTTCGTGCACGTCTCCGCGGTGGGCCGCGGCGGCGAGCTGGAGGAGGGCGACCGGGTCGAGTTCGAGCTGGTCGAGGGCAACCGCGGGCTGCAGGCCGAGGCGGTGCGGCTGCTGCCGCCGGCCCGGCGCGGCGGCTACGACCGGCCGGCGCGCGACCGCGGCGACCGCGGCGGCGACCGGGACCGGGGCGGCGACCGGGGCGGTGACCGGGACCGTGGCCGTGAGCAGCGCGCGGCGCCCCGGGGCGGCCGCGGCGGGGACGACGGCGGCGCGCCCGGCGGGTCCGCCGAGGGCACCGTGCAGTGGTTCAACGGCGAGAAGGGCTTCGGCTTCATCACCCCCGACGACGGCGGCGAGGACGTGTTCGTGCACTTCTCCGAGATCGCCGACGACGGCGGCTACCGCGAGCTCGAAGAGGGGCAGCGGGTCGCCTTCACCCGCACCTCGGGCGCCCGCGGCACGAGTGCGACCGGCGTCCGCCCCCTCGGCTGA
- a CDS encoding acyl-CoA dehydrogenase family protein: MRHSLHEAEHEDFRQMVRDWAEKNVAPFHDQWERDGIVPRELWLSGGEQGLLGFDVDERYGGGGVRDFRYNAVLDEEMTRIGASGVGFGLHNDVVAPYLRDLCTEEQAQRWLPAFCRGELITAIAMTEPGTGSDLQAIRTTARRDGGDWVLDGAKTFITNGINADLVIVVARTDPEAPGAKGTSLLVVERGMPGFTRGRNLDKVGLKAQDTAELFFDDVRVPAANLLGTENGGFAHLMANLPQERLSIAVGAVAACETVLAQTREYVGSRTAFGRPVGSFQHSRFVLAELHTETTIARTFVDECVRQLNTGELTAVDAAMAKYWTSELQNKVADRCLQLHGGYGYMDEYPVSKAWRDARVQSIYGGTNEIMREIIGRSLGL; encoded by the coding sequence ATGCGCCACTCGCTTCACGAGGCCGAGCACGAGGACTTCCGGCAGATGGTCCGGGACTGGGCGGAGAAGAACGTCGCCCCCTTCCACGACCAGTGGGAGCGCGACGGCATCGTCCCGCGCGAGCTGTGGCTCTCCGGCGGGGAGCAGGGCCTGCTGGGCTTCGACGTCGACGAGCGGTACGGCGGCGGCGGGGTCCGCGACTTCCGCTACAACGCCGTCCTCGACGAGGAGATGACCCGCATCGGCGCCAGCGGCGTCGGCTTCGGGCTGCACAACGACGTCGTCGCGCCCTACCTGCGCGACCTGTGCACCGAGGAGCAGGCGCAGCGGTGGCTGCCCGCGTTCTGCCGCGGCGAGCTGATCACCGCGATCGCCATGACCGAGCCGGGCACCGGCAGCGACCTGCAGGCGATCCGCACCACCGCCCGCCGCGACGGCGGGGACTGGGTGCTCGACGGCGCCAAGACCTTCATCACCAACGGCATCAACGCCGACCTGGTGATCGTGGTGGCCCGCACCGACCCCGAGGCGCCGGGCGCGAAGGGCACCAGCCTGCTCGTCGTCGAGCGCGGGATGCCCGGCTTCACCCGTGGCCGCAACCTCGACAAGGTGGGCCTGAAGGCACAGGACACCGCGGAGCTGTTCTTCGACGACGTCCGGGTCCCGGCCGCGAACCTGCTCGGCACGGAGAACGGCGGCTTCGCCCACCTGATGGCCAACCTGCCGCAGGAGCGGCTGTCGATCGCCGTCGGCGCGGTCGCCGCCTGCGAGACGGTGCTGGCGCAGACCCGCGAGTACGTGGGCAGCCGGACGGCGTTCGGCCGCCCGGTCGGCAGCTTCCAGCACAGCCGCTTCGTCCTCGCCGAGCTGCACACCGAGACGACGATCGCGCGCACCTTCGTCGACGAGTGCGTGCGGCAGCTGAACACCGGCGAGCTGACCGCCGTCGACGCGGCCATGGCCAAGTACTGGACCAGCGAGCTGCAGAACAAGGTGGCCGACCGCTGCCTGCAGCTGCACGGCGGCTACGGCTACATGGACGAGTACCCGGTGTCCAAGGCCTGGCGCGACGCCCGCGTGCAGTCGATCTACGGCGGCACCAACGAGATCATGCGGGAGATCATCGGCCGCTCGCTGGGACTGTGA
- a CDS encoding TetR/AcrR family transcriptional regulator, with amino-acid sequence MPRVSDDHLAARRRQVLDAALRCFERDGFHATSVRDVVRESGLSAGAVYSYFPSKDALVVAVVEPIIQTVTGVLDGVLADGRRSPAEVVQGVLLGVWPIAVGGGANYTRVAVTAWGEALRDATVHGIATRTYGMVRRRLGERVAHWRDAGHLPPDTDAEALGQALFSLLVGAVLQHALLGDLDPERYAAAVGRLLPPG; translated from the coding sequence GTGCCCCGAGTCTCCGACGACCACCTCGCCGCCCGACGCCGCCAGGTCCTCGACGCCGCGCTGCGCTGCTTCGAGCGCGACGGCTTCCACGCCACGTCCGTCCGCGACGTCGTGCGCGAGTCGGGGCTGTCGGCCGGAGCCGTCTACAGCTACTTCCCGAGCAAGGACGCCCTCGTCGTCGCCGTCGTCGAGCCGATCATCCAGACGGTGACGGGCGTGCTCGACGGGGTGCTGGCCGACGGCCGGCGCTCACCGGCCGAGGTCGTGCAGGGCGTGCTGCTGGGCGTGTGGCCGATCGCGGTCGGTGGCGGTGCGAACTACACGCGGGTGGCGGTCACGGCGTGGGGCGAGGCACTGCGCGACGCGACGGTCCACGGCATCGCCACGCGCACCTACGGGATGGTCCGCCGGCGGCTGGGTGAGCGGGTGGCCCACTGGCGCGACGCCGGCCACCTGCCGCCGGACACCGACGCCGAGGCGCTCGGCCAGGCGCTGTTCTCGCTGCTCGTGGGGGCGGTGCTGCAGCACGCCCTGCTCGGCGACCTCGACCCCGAGCGCTACGCCGCCGCGGTGGGGCGCCTGCTCCCGCCGGGATGA